The following coding sequences lie in one Fusarium poae strain DAOMC 252244 chromosome 1, whole genome shotgun sequence genomic window:
- a CDS encoding hypothetical protein (TransMembrane:2 (o595-616i628-647o)~BUSCO:7586at5125), giving the protein MAHLNTPKLPYRDINVKIANDSYTFTSPSSPDAPALVIDRPTGDVRLTEGSAASAKRTTRVSSIAGILGIIQLRLDKYVIFITKAQPVGRLKGHMVYKVAATEIMPMRERLIHDPDEDVFIQLLKNFLASGPMYFSYSIDLTNSFQRQAQADTSKPLWMQTDDRFFFNKYLQSDLIDFRTRGARSQPGAQPGVDPYILPCIFGMLEIKPTTFKGNPLTMVLITRRSRHRGGTRYFTRGVDDEGHVANYNETEQIIILNDSNTGLGGYAGSSDMQSGKFGAGASQEMQIFSYVQTRGSVPTFWAEINSLRYVPKLEIRGIDTALTAAQKHFDEQIRLYGDNYLINLVNQKGREARVKDSYEKMVEKLVSTPRERQEADLLTAEKFTTIQPETKRQEFDRLHYVYFDYHSETKGMKMHKAYALIEKLAEALEKQGYFRAVDTPSSVDGKLDARSYQTSVMRTNCMDCLDRTNVVQSMFARHKLDRIFEDVGFMPRGSSFRDEDAAFEDMFRNLWADNADVVSNSYSGTGAMKTDVTRTGNRTKVGALQDARIGVTRYFRNNFFDGPRQDSFDLFLGTYRPGSANIGTTLVFTDRRPILIQSIPYILAFSVFIVLTGLFTRRAPDASTLPLRVFLFFWMAIAAWSFYFIWNHGMLYVNWPRLNPRPFAVEGYNEHFAKARKDSVIGTYVAKHERGLSTARYLNAEEGKKRIE; this is encoded by the exons ATGGCGCACCTCAACACCCCAAAGCTGCCTTATCGCGATATCAACGTCAAGATCGCCAACGATTCTTATACCTTTACTTCTCCATCTTCGCCTGATGCGCCCGCTCTTGTTATCGATCGTCCTACTGGCGATGTTCGCCTAACTGAAGGCAGTGCCGCATCTGCCAAGAGAACAACTCGCGTTTCCAGTATCGCTGGTATTCTGGGAATTATCCAGCTTCGCCTTG ACAAGTATGTCATCTTTATCACAAAGGCTCAGCCCGTTGGCCGCCTCAAAGGCCACATGGTTTACAAGGTCGCTGCCACCGAGATTATGCCCATGCGTGAGCGCTTGATCCACGACCCTGATGAAGACGTCTTTattcagcttctcaagaactTCCTTGCTTCCGGGCCCATGTACTTTTCTTACTCAATCGACCTGACCAACTCTTTCCAACGCCAAGCCCAAGCCGACACTTCCAAGCCCTTGTGGATGCAAACCGACGACCGGTTTTTCTTTAACAAATATCTTCAGAGCGACCTAATCGACTTCCGCACCCGAGGTGCCCGATCGCAACCTGGCGCGCAGCCTGGTGTCGACCCCTATATCCTACCATGCATCTTTGGCATGCTTGAGATTAAGCCTACCACGTTCAAGGGTAACCCCCTGACCATGGTTCTGATCACCCGTCGATCGCGCCACCGTGGAGGTACTAGATACTTTACTCGTGGTGTGGATGATGAAGGACATGTCGCCAACTACAATGAGACTGAACagatcatcatcctcaatGACAGCAACACTGGCCTTGGTGGGTATGCAGGTAGCTCGGATATGCAGAGCGGCAAATTTGGCGCTGGCGCCAGCCAGGAAATGCAGATCTTCTCCTATGTTCAGACCCGAGGCAGTGTTCCTACCTTCTGGGCTGAGATCAACAGCCTGCGATATGTCCCCAAGCTTGAGATACGGGGTATTGACACGGCTCTCACTGCCGCACAGAAGCACTTCGATGAGCAGATCCGCCTGTATGGTGACAACTACCTGATCAACTTGGTTAATCAGAAGGGCCGAGAGGCTCGGGTCAAAGACTCGTACGAGAAGATGGTGGAGAAGCTTGTTTCTACACCCAGGGAACGACAAGAAGCAGACCTGCTCACAGCCGAGAAGTTCACCACCATCCAGCCCGAGACCAAGCGTCAAGAATTTGACCGCCTACACTACGTATACTTTGACTACCACAGTGAGACCAAGGGCATGAAGATGCACAAGGCTTATGCCCTGATTGAGAAGTTGGCCGAGGCTCTGGAGAAACAGGGCTATTTCCGCGCCGTTGACACTCCGTCTAGTGTTGATGGCAAGCTCGATGCCCGCAGTTACCAGACCAGTGTCATGCGTACCAACTGTATGGACTGTCTAGACCGAACCAACGTTGTGCAGAGCATGTTCGCTCGACACAAACTTGACCGCATCTTTGAGGATGTCGGTTTTATGCCCCGTGGTTCTTCGTTCCGCGACGAGGATGCTGCTTTCGAGGATATGTTCCGTAACCTCTGGGCTGACAATGCCGATGTTGTCTCTAACTCCTACTCTGGCACTGGCGCCATGAAGACAGATGTCACCCGTACAGGAAACAGAACAAAGGTCGGAGCTCTCCAAGATGCTCGAATTGGTGTCACACGTTACTTCCGTAACAATTTCTTCGACGGCCCTCGTCAGGATTCTTTTGATCTCTTCCTTGGAACTTACAGACCAGGCTCGGCCAACATCGGTACTACTCTGGTCTTCACTGACCGTCGTCCGATCTTGATCCAGTCTATTCCTTACATTCTCGCCTTCAGTGTCTTTATTGTCCTTACTGGCCTGTTCACTCGTCGTGCACCTGATGCGAGCACCTTGCCCCTCCgcgtcttccttttcttctggATGGCCATCGCTGCCTGGTCTTTCTACTTTATCTGGAACCACGGCATGCTTTAC GTTAACTGGCCCCGCCTCAACCCCAGGCCATTTGCCGTCGAGGGCTACAACGAGCACTTCGCCAAGGCACGTAAGGACTCTGTTATTGGAACATATGTGG